Proteins from a single region of Thermotoga maritima MSB8:
- a CDS encoding adenosylcobalamin-dependent ribonucleoside-diphosphate reductase, with amino-acid sequence MKLSDLISRWIDVEPSKNAQIILRDRYFMKDLDGNYLETKWEDVARRVARVVATAELLNPSYKKNEKLDRIKEWEDIFFRVLKARLFIPNSPTLFNAGLGVKHDLLWKPIDQMTLEDYEEIYRSRNHLHMLSACFVVPVGDSIEEIFEAVKEYALITKVGGGVGSNFSELRPKGSFVAGTHGKASGPVSFMHVFNSAISVVKQGYRRRGALMGILNINHPDIEEFIDAKKENTGEAVLNFFNLSVGFPMDKKEILKLYEEDGELELSHPRSTIRKKVKIRELFRKIATNAWKSGDPGLAFLGEMNKYYPLYPHRKINSTNPCGEIGLSDYEACNLGSIDVAKFYNNGFVDLEALQELVQIAVRFLDNVIDVNVFPIDKITKAVKESRRLGLGIMGFADLLYKLEIPYNSQEARDFAANLMAFIALHAHRTSYELGKEKGNFPLLEISRYRTEDNFVPFAMGMSNYDDEIREVMKMTKEFRRNVALLTIAPTGSISNIADTSSGLEPNFLLAYTRFVTKEDGTKEPLLYVNQVLREKLNPEILKRIEKELIEKGSLKDIPDVPEKIKKVFVVALDIDPMDHLLMQDAFQRYVDNNISKTINMPQSATVDDVLNVYLEALRTNVRGITVYRDGSLQTQVLTKALKTPEAPKVQFFVVDEKLKLHPRPRKDTLRSVTRKYKRPDGTTYITISFDDTGEAVEIFISNGSEMAEAIGRLSSIALRAGVSIDEIVEQLSKVKGEYCKGLAEEIKKALEDFAKLWLRTGEEAPESEEEPIEREKFIVAHNLRWQSGYYVDDEGNVYCPVCLSKNSLIKQEGCVSCKNCGWSKCE; translated from the coding sequence ATGAAATTGTCCGATTTGATCTCAAGGTGGATCGACGTTGAACCTTCAAAAAATGCTCAGATAATTCTCAGAGACAGGTATTTCATGAAGGATCTGGATGGGAATTATCTGGAAACGAAATGGGAAGATGTGGCAAGAAGGGTGGCGAGAGTTGTAGCAACAGCAGAGCTTCTGAACCCATCGTACAAGAAGAACGAAAAACTCGACAGAATAAAGGAATGGGAAGACATCTTCTTCAGAGTTTTGAAAGCGAGACTCTTCATTCCAAACAGTCCCACCCTCTTCAACGCAGGACTCGGTGTGAAGCACGATCTCCTGTGGAAACCCATCGATCAGATGACACTAGAAGATTACGAAGAAATTTACAGATCGAGAAATCATCTTCATATGCTCTCCGCATGCTTCGTAGTACCCGTCGGCGATAGCATTGAAGAGATTTTCGAAGCGGTGAAAGAGTACGCGCTCATAACGAAAGTGGGAGGAGGAGTGGGAAGCAACTTTTCTGAGTTGAGGCCGAAGGGCAGCTTTGTGGCAGGCACACACGGAAAAGCGTCCGGTCCCGTTTCTTTCATGCACGTCTTCAACTCCGCCATCTCCGTTGTGAAACAGGGTTACAGAAGGCGCGGGGCACTGATGGGCATCTTGAACATAAACCACCCCGACATAGAAGAATTCATAGACGCAAAGAAAGAAAACACGGGAGAAGCGGTGCTGAACTTCTTCAACCTCTCTGTTGGATTTCCAATGGACAAGAAAGAGATTCTGAAACTCTACGAAGAAGATGGCGAACTCGAGCTTTCCCATCCAAGAAGCACGATCAGGAAGAAGGTTAAGATCAGAGAACTCTTCAGAAAGATCGCTACAAATGCCTGGAAGAGTGGAGACCCGGGACTTGCCTTCCTCGGAGAGATGAACAAATACTATCCACTCTACCCGCACAGAAAGATCAACTCGACCAACCCGTGCGGTGAGATCGGGCTTTCAGATTACGAAGCCTGCAACCTCGGTTCCATCGATGTTGCAAAGTTCTACAACAATGGTTTTGTGGATTTAGAAGCGCTTCAGGAACTCGTTCAGATAGCCGTTCGTTTCCTCGACAACGTCATCGACGTGAACGTGTTTCCTATAGACAAGATCACAAAAGCAGTCAAAGAGAGCAGAAGGCTCGGTCTTGGAATAATGGGATTTGCCGATCTCCTCTACAAGCTCGAAATTCCTTACAATTCTCAGGAAGCTCGTGATTTCGCGGCCAATCTCATGGCTTTCATAGCGCTCCACGCGCATAGAACTTCCTATGAACTCGGAAAAGAAAAAGGGAACTTCCCGCTCCTTGAGATCTCGAGGTACAGAACGGAAGACAATTTCGTGCCTTTCGCTATGGGTATGAGCAACTACGACGATGAAATAAGAGAAGTCATGAAGATGACAAAAGAGTTTAGAAGAAACGTCGCTCTTCTGACGATCGCACCCACCGGTTCGATCTCGAACATAGCGGACACTTCGTCGGGACTGGAACCAAACTTCCTCCTCGCGTACACCAGATTCGTGACGAAGGAAGACGGAACGAAAGAGCCTCTTCTCTACGTGAACCAGGTGCTCAGAGAGAAATTGAATCCGGAGATTCTCAAGAGGATAGAGAAAGAACTCATAGAGAAGGGAAGCTTGAAGGATATCCCGGATGTTCCAGAGAAGATAAAGAAGGTCTTCGTAGTCGCACTCGATATAGATCCAATGGATCACCTCCTCATGCAGGATGCCTTCCAGAGGTACGTTGATAACAACATCTCCAAAACGATCAACATGCCTCAGAGCGCAACCGTGGATGATGTTCTCAACGTGTACCTTGAAGCTCTCAGAACAAACGTTAGGGGCATCACCGTGTACAGAGACGGTTCTTTACAAACACAGGTGCTGACGAAAGCCTTGAAAACACCGGAGGCTCCAAAGGTTCAGTTCTTCGTCGTCGATGAGAAGCTGAAGCTCCATCCGAGACCGAGAAAAGATACTCTCAGAAGCGTCACGAGAAAGTACAAGAGGCCCGATGGCACCACTTACATAACGATATCCTTCGACGACACAGGAGAAGCGGTGGAGATATTCATTTCCAACGGCAGTGAGATGGCCGAAGCGATAGGAAGACTCTCCTCAATAGCTCTCAGAGCGGGAGTTTCCATAGATGAAATAGTAGAACAGCTTTCGAAGGTGAAAGGAGAGTACTGCAAGGGTCTAGCTGAAGAAATCAAGAAAG